The genomic region CATTGTCTCTGTCATTTGCAGACTGCAGAGATGAGGACATGAGGAGGAACGTGCCAGACTGCTTTGGTGAGGCCCAGACCTGGGAAGACCCTCGGCTTGCTCCCACTGGGGTCTTCTGCCTCCACTTGGGAAATCTTGATAGGGTCCTCTAGTGGGAAATGCCTGGGTCTAGCAGAGGTCACCACCTGGAGAGTCTCAGGTggagccctgtgtccatgaccctGTGTCCGGTGACTTCTAGTCCCACCTTGGCCCCCACTTGCCGCCCTCCTGCAGCCAGGAAGCTCTCCTACTGGGTGGACCGCAGCCGTAAGGTGGTTCTGGTGCAGGTGCCGGAAGCCCCTGGGGGTCCCGACTACTATGTGCGACTCTGCTTCAAGTGGTTCATCTGCGAGGATGCGGGCGCCCTGGTGCAGGTGAGCCCCACCCTAAACCGCGCCCCAAACCACGCCCCGCCCACCAGACGCCCCGCCCGCCCAGAGCGACGCCCACAGCCACGCCCCCGGCCCAAACCAGCCTCGACCACGCCCCTAGCCCCGCCCACTCCCGTCCCAGGCCGTCAGCCCCAGACCAGGCCCCACGCCCCGCCCACCGGGCCCCAGCCCCTAAACCCTCCGCTTCGCTGCAGGTGACAGCGAACAGCGTCTCCCAGACCATCTCTCTGCCCTACAGCCAAGagctgccatgtctgtgccttgAGGTCAGTGAGGGTGTGGCCTCGACTGCTGGGAGGGGACAAAGGAATGGGCAGGCCCTGCgctgaccccagcccctcctgcagggCTGGTCTGCCACCCCTGACGCAGTGCGGACCCAGACCTGCCCCTTTGAAGATGGCAAGTGCCTTGTGGTgctgagggaaggggaggaggcagggaggagaggagtgggAGATGCGCGGGTCAGAGTTGCCCACACGATCTTCCCACCCAGTCTGTCTGGGAGGGCTGACACTGGGGGATGAGGCCTGGGGGCAGGCCCAGCCTCAGCTCTTGAGCCTGCTGTGGACAGCATGCGGCCAAGGGTGTGTCCTGGGCAAACCCCTCCAGGTGGCAGAACCTGTGCATGGACCTGCGTGTGCacaagtgtgtgcgtgtgtgtgcctggtgtacgTGCATGCACATGTGATGGCCTGGCTCACCTGGAAGACCCAAGTCTTGCTGAGCGGGGCTCTCTTAGGGGTACAAGAGAGACACACTGCACATGCACATGCTCGCACACACAGGTTGGGTCCAGGGCCCAGACGCCCATGGGAGAACTGCACCTGAGTCCCTGGACCTGGCCCAAGGGTCTCTCAAGCAGGTGTCAGGTCCTGTGGCCCACCGGCAGCTGAGGTAGGGCCCAGCTGACTAGAGCCTTGGGGGGAGGGTCCCTGCAGACACGGAGGCACTGTGGGATGCCATCCACTACGACCCAGGgagccaggcactgagctgggaGCCCGCCTGTCCTGTGAGTGGCCATGTGAGTCTGTGCTGGCGCCCAGGGCCAGGGGTCCACTGCCACGAGCTGGAGCACTCGGGCCGGCCTGCACATGGTAGGGTGAGTGCCCGCcaaggggggatgggggtgggcatGGATGGCCAGGGCCCTGACTTGAGCCCCCCTCAGGTGCAGTACCCACTAGTGGACacacagccccagctctgcctgaaGGTGAGTGGGCCGGGCCACAGCTGCCATGTGCACTACCTGAGCTTGGGTAGGGGGCGAGCAGGCACACAGAGGGGCATTGGGGCAGGGGGCTGTAGTCACACACCCCTATGCCTTGCCCGACCCTGGGGTCCAGCCTCCCAGTGGCCCCTCTAACCCCCTCCTGGTCTGAAGGTGGATAGAGCTAGGACTCAGGGTGGGGAAGCCTCACAGAGGGCAGCAAACAAGGCGCAGCTTATCCCAGCCCCCAACACCCCTACCCAGCCTCCACATGCATATGTCTCGTGGCCTCTCTGCAGTTCTCCAccagcctgggctcctgggtGAAGTGCCCTTTTGAACAGCAGCGCTTCCCAGGTGAGCTCTCCACGGGTCAGCGGGCAGGGGACTGGTTCGGTGCCTTTGCTGTGTGGATGCAACAAACAACGCCCTTTTCTTTGCGGTCAGGGAGTCAGGACAACGGGGTGCTGGgtgagtgggagggaggaggggaggcaggtggggtGCTTGCCTCACCCCTCCATCTCTGCAGCCTGGAAGATGGCCGTCCAGCCAGCGTCCTCTCCGAGCCACCTCCGGATCACCTTCTTCTCACCCAGCCCCGCCCGCTTCCAGGTGCACCTGTGTCATGGAAGGAAGATGTGGCCGCCTGCCTGCCGCCCAGCACTCCCGGccatccccctccctccagcctctgtgAGAGCCGGGTGGGGTGGGCGCCGTCCTGGGGAGAGGGCTGACCCCTCACTTCTCTGCAGTCCTCTTAACCTCCCTGGAGGCCGCCTGGCAGGGATGGTGCCAAGAGGGACATGGTATAGTCTGGTCTGCCCCTCCTGCTCCACCTGTGATAGACCCCTCTCCCGACCCAGGGTAACCTCACAGCTGACCCTGCAGTTGCCTTCGTGGACATTCCTGGGGACGAGGCCTGTGCACCTGACACCTGCATCCAGGTGGGTAGTGCTGCCCCACCCagcaccccagcccccacccacctACTCCACTCTCAGACCTCAGCTTCTACACCCACCCCTTCCCGTCATCAGCCGCCAGGGGAGCTCCCACCTCCCTGAAGCTGCCCTAGGGCCCTGGCCTGCTCCGGGGGGCCCCTTGGCACAGCAGTCTCACTGGGCAGTCCCTCTGTGGGCTGCAGCAGGGTGCAGGAAGGGGCTGCAGGCCGTGCTGACCAAGCTGTCCCACGTCTGCAGGGCCGGAGGACCGATGTGCACTTCTCTGCCCCCCAGCAGCTGTGCGACCTCCAGTGCAGTGAGTGCTGGAGTTGGGCCTCGGGCTGGAGGGGTGCAGGGACAGGCAGGCACTCAGGGGCTGCGGGAGGCCAAGGGCTGGACCCCAACTTCTGCTCTGAGCCTGGCCCCTGGTGTCCCTGTCTCCCACTGTCAGGGTGGGTGTGGTGTGCACTGCACAGGAGACTGGGGGTAGGTGGGGGACAGAGGGGCCACCAGCCTCGGAGTTAGGCCAGGTCTCCAAGCCAAGGTGGAGGCAGGCCAGACAGGAGGCAGAGGCCTGGTCCCACCTCTGACATGGGGTCTTGGCCCCTCTGGCCTCCCCAGCACCCTTCCCTGGTCTCACTGTGTCAGTGGTGCTGTTTCCTGATCCCTGAGTGTCTACCACcctgaccagggctctggttcTAACTGTCCAGGAACTCGGGATGTCATTCCATCCACCGTCACTCTGCCAGCCACTGAGGCCCAGACTCCTGGGGCCTTGGCTTGGCAGGAGACAGAACTAACCATGGGGGCCTGGGTGTGGGCCTGGGTATGGACCAGGAGGGTGGCCTCTGCCTGGGAGCCCAGGAGGCCAGTGGGGTGTGAATGGGAGCAGGCGTCCTCCCTTCTAATGCAGAAGCTctcctggctgctgggtggaGGGTGGACTGCAGGAGCCAGGCAGGAGGGGCCGCGGGGTGAGGTGGGCAGCATCCAGGGCTTCTCATGGCCCTTCACTCTGATGGGTGCCAGGGTCTCAGAACCGCCTCGGAGCTCAGCTAGGTCACAGCACCTCCAGGCCAGCTCCAAGCCTACCCTTCCCCTAGAAATGCCCCAGGGCCTGCAGAGGGTCCAGCAGAGGGTCCAGCAGACCTGCACCCTccatctcccctcaccccacagcGGAGCTTTGCAGCCAAGTCTGGGTCCCATTCCCCAGCAAAGGTCACCTCCAGCAGCTCACAGGCCAAAGGGGTGAAGGTCATCCCTGGGGGCCTGGTGTCTGGAGCTCCACTACCTGCCACCCAGGTGACCACCCAGTAACCAGCCACTGCCCAAGCCCCACTGCCGCACTGGGCAAGTCCCAGGGTCCCAGGGATAGGCCTGTGAGCTATAGGAGAGGCTGGGCCCTGCTTAAGTGAGAGGCATCTGGGGGTGTACATACTCCTCTTGTGGTCTGGGCAGGCTGCCCCTGGAGACAGGACATGTGCCTGCTGCCATGGGCACTGGCTCTCCAGAACCAGGTGGCCAGGGAAGGGCCTGCCCAGTGAGCCCTGCATTGGGGTCAACAGCTCCCTGTCCTTCCTCTGGCCCCACAATGGTCCCGAGCTGGGTACAGGTGTGTCCCCAGACAAGGTCAGTACTGGGCCACTGAGCCAgcctccatccttctctccccAGCTGCCAGCCGGCGAACAGCAGACTGAGGCTGGGTGTTGTGTCAAGAACAAGCAAGCAACAGAGCTGGACTGCTGGGGTGCGGCAGGGGGCCAGCTCGCATCTGGGCACCCCAAGCTCTAACAGCAAAGGCCACACCTCATGGCGTGGGAATGGTCTCACCTGGCCCCAGGTGTGGGGCCCAGGCACCTTCCAGTTCTCCAGAGGCGTGCAGCTCCACGGGAGCCCTCAGGCTGGGCCTGCAGCCCCTGCCTGAACCCCCTGGGTGGGGACCAACAGAATGGCTGGGCAGGATGCCCTCTGCCCCAGACAGCCCAGACCCTGACCTGCCCTGTCTCAGCTTGATCCAGGCTCCCTCTGGACAGCCCATGGTCACAGCCACCATCCCTAGCCCTGAGGTCCAgcacctggccctgccccctGGGTGTGAGAGCTGTCCCCGGCCTCTGGAGTGCAGGTGTGACCCCATCCTTTCTGTAGGGGTCTCAGGACCGTCTCCAGCTCCTGCTTGAACACCCCCTTGCTGGTGGGGGTCCACAAGCTGGGCACTTCCTGCTGCCCAGGCTAGGCTTTCACCCAAACCCCACCTCACAAGGCCCCCAGCTCTCTCTCCACTGTCCCTTCAAGGACTCTGCTAAGAACCCGGGGCTGCCTGCCACCTGCAGCACCCACCCTGACCCaacctccccagaggtcaggccACCTTCCACGCCCCAGCCCCCAACCTGGCCGGTTCAGTGAAAGCTGGCCACTTCCACTGGCCTCCAGGGCCACCTGCCAGGACATGCCATTCTCAGACATGTCACACTCACTGAAGGCCACCATGTGCCATCTGTGCTCAAGGACCACAGAGGGACCCTTGACCCTGCAGTATGACTTTTGGACCCCAGGCCAGGGGTCACTAGAAGTTAGCCCGCCAGCTCAGCCCTCACAGAACTCTCATGCCAGCTCACAAAGACCACCCAGCTGCCCGTCCAGAGTCTGGGCATCTCTCTACCTGTCTGCAAATGCACTCCTACCTCCAGGCCCTGGGTCACCTGTCCCTCCTTCAGCCGGCCACAGGCCACTGGGCCTCCGGTCCCTCCCTCAGTGGGCGCCTGCCCCGGCAGACGGGGGCGTGGGAAAGCCAGCTCGCCTGCTCACTCAGTAAACACCTGTCCACCTGGCTCACCTCTTCCCTTGAGGACAGAGAGGGGGTCTGCAGGGCAAGGTAGCCCCTCCGGGCATGTGGTGGGGAGGATTTCGGGGCCAGGTGTTAAAATGGAGCCAAGGTCGTGCCTGCCGCCAGGGGCGGGGGCGGAACCACAGACACCAGATGGAGCCTGCCTCCCCCTGACGTGGGAGCCCTCTAGGCTGTACCCAAGGACATCTGGGACCCCAACGCCCCCCCtactgtgtgtgtgggagggagggggtgtCTGTCCACACAGAGGCCACCCCCTCCTGCTCAGCCCAAAGCCCCCCCCCAAGATTGACTGGGGGGACCCGCCCCCCCCATGATTGACTGGGGGGGACACGCCCCTTTCTGGAAgccttttcccctttcttcctgcaCCTGTGTGCCCATAAAGAGGCTGATGAGGGGCACTCTGGGTACCGAGGCCAGGGGCTGGAAAGCgaggtggggctggagcagggaggCCGCACCCTTGGACATCAggcgcccccacccctgcccaggtcAGGGTGGTGGGGCAGGCTACGGCTCTGGGCTCACCACGTGTCCTCATTGTGTGGGACAGGACGAGGTCCTCTGGAAGCCCCTGTCCACTCCTGGTGTCTCCTCTTCATCGAGGCACAGGGTCTGGTGGGGGACCAGAGTCCGGGCTCTGGTTGGGTCGCCCGCCTGGAGTTCCTGCTCCCATGCCTGTACCATCCTGGGGCAGCCTGGCCAGGCGTGTAGACCCCGCCCTGACCCAGAGCCACCCTGAATCTTGCCCACTGGAGGTGGAGAGCGGGGACAATTTTCAGGAAGTGGTCACAGGAGCTGACCGCGTGCAGGCTCCTTCAAGACTTCAACACAGCCCTGGCCATCCACAGatgcaggaaactgaggccccaacaGAAGCAATGACTTCCCTCCTTTCCAGGACTGAGGGTGTTCAGGGCTGTAGGCAATGGGGTGAGGAGGGGCATGCTTGGGCCCAGCTACCCACGTCTGCTGCCACCAAGTGGTGCTTAGTGCCCGGCTTTGACGACCTCCATCCCACCTCCACTCAGGATCTGGGACCACACCCTGTGTCCCACAACAGACCCACTCACTTGGCCAGtaactgcccccaccccagccagagaCCCCATCCCCATCTCAGGCCTCCCCTGCCCAGGAGAAAAGTGCTGGTGAACTGGGGCCCAGGATGGGGAGTGACTAAGGGAGGTGGCAAGGTGGCCCAGGCCAGGGTTCGAAGTTTGACTGACACTGTGTGCCTTGttcacattcattcactcaagcaGGTGCTGAGCACCCACAGGTGCCGCACTGACCTGGCACCAGGACCAAATGCTGACGAAGATCCTGCCCCTGCAGCTGGGGACCGAGGCTGGGTGTGCTCGTGACTGAGTGGTTCCTGGGGTCAGGATTCCCAGCCCTAAAGCCAGGCACCTGGAGCTGACCTCTGCATGGGGGAGACAGGCCACAGACAGGCAAATACAGAAATTGTGTGGGGCGAGCAGGGCCGGTGTCAGGCTGGAAGAAGGGGGCTGGGAAAGCAAACAGGAAGTTGGGGGGGCCATGTAGAGCAGGGTGGTCCCCGCCTCTTGTGAACAGACTGCAGACTCGAGGGGCGGCAAGCTGTCTGGTTCTAACAGCATGTGAAGGTGAGAGGTGGGGTGTGGCAGGCAGGGGCCACAGGGTGACCCTGCACAGGTCGGAGCAAAACAGATGTTTTGGCCTCCGTGACTGGAGGATGGAGCTCCGCTGGCTGAGATGGGGATGCGGCAGCGGGAGCTGGGTTTGGATTTTGTAAGTTTGAGCCATCTGCTAGACATTCATTCATCCAGTCACCAATGCTTACATAGTGCCTGCCGTGTACCTACTCCCTCAGTGATCAAAACAGACGCAGATCCCTGCCCGAAGCAGAGGACAGAGGCAGAAACATAAAAAATGAGTGAACTATCTAGGATgtattcagaaagaaaaagcggagcagagaaagggaaggagatggTTGTGGGGCAGCACGGCAGGGTGGGTCCATGCAAGATGTGATAGGGATGTGGGAGTTAGTGGACACAAGtggaaaaacaattcaaaataaagattCCTGCCAACCCAGTGAGTCCTCTCCACAAAGGTCGaaaagaaacagttttatttttgaataagcaTTAAGAGATGGCAAAGACAGAAATCCCCCCCTTTCATACAAGCCAGGTGCAACCCGTTCCACATGTGATCTCAAGAGAAGTGATAGCTTGTCCTCAAGAGCACTTGACATAGAGCCTGTTTCGTGTGCGGATAGCATCTCCCAGCTCTCTCTGGTTACATTTGCAGAGAATGTCCTATTCCATCCTTTCAACCTCTTTGTGTCTTTgtatctaaagtgagtctcttgtgcACAGCATGTAGATGGGTCGTGTTTTTTAATGCACTCTGCctgtctctgccttttaattggagagtttaatccatttacatttaaagtgatcaCTAGAAAGAAAGGATTTACTTCTATTTAGTctcttgttttctctatttct from Equus asinus isolate D_3611 breed Donkey chromosome 4, EquAss-T2T_v2, whole genome shotgun sequence harbors:
- the IL17REL gene encoding interleukin-17 receptor E-like protein isoform X1; this encodes MLTGQAMAFLSLTWIIYRGLAIPRIAECGLSCSQGFTCRSHMNWNIFSNFCRQPPASMSRSVLETLTLSTAMKCAPHDGCSLLLRVHASLTLHESLRGLEACSMTLDTQEIQCQIVRVSRASRQLQVGQQLQVHFDCFEVSVAQSLYVTLRTVPHFCGVQLDQQYHVEDCRDEDMRRNVPDCFARKLSYWVDRSRKVVLVQVPEAPGGPDYYVRLCFKWFICEDAGALVQVTANSVSQTISLPYSQELPCLCLEGWSATPDAVRTQTCPFEDDTEALWDAIHYDPGSQALSWEPACPVSGHVSLCWRPGPGVHCHELEHSGRPAHGRVQYPLVDTQPQLCLKFSTSLGSWVKCPFEQQRFPAWKMAVQPASSPSHLRITFFSPSPARFQVHLCHGRKMWPPACRPALPAIPLPPASVRAGWGGRRPGERADPSLLCSPLNLPGGRLAGMVPRGTWYSLVCPSCSTCDRPLSRPRVTSQLTLQLPSWTFLGTRPVHLTPASRAGGPMCTSLPPSSCATSSALPAGEQQTEAGCCVKNKQATELDCWGAAGGQLASGHPKL
- the IL17REL gene encoding interleukin-17 receptor E-like protein isoform X3: MLTGQAMAFLSLTWIIYRGLAIPRIAECGLSCSQGFTCRSHMNWNIFSNFCRQPPASMSRSVLETLTLSTAMKCAPHDGCSLLLRVHASLTLHESLRGLEACSMTLDTQEIQCQIVRVSRASRQLQVGQQLQVHFDCFEVSVAQSLYVTLRTVPHFCGVQLDQQYHVEDCRDEDMRRNVPDCFARKLSYWVDRSRKVVLVQVPEAPGGPDYYVRLCFKWFICEDAGALVQVTANSVSQTISLPYSQELPCLCLEGWSATPDAVRTQTCPFEDDTEALWDAIHYDPGSQALSWEPACPVSGHVSLCWRPGPGVHCHELEHSGRPAHGRVQYPLVDTQPQLCLKFSTSLGSWVKCPFEQQRFPAPPASRCTCVMEGRCGRLPAAQHSRPSPSLQPLVTSQLTLQLPSWTFLGTRPVHLTPASRAGGPMCTSLPPSSCATSSALPAGEQQTEAGCCVKNKQATELDCWGAAGGQLASGHPKL
- the IL17REL gene encoding interleukin-17 receptor E-like protein isoform X2, with protein sequence MLTGQAMAFLSLTWIIYRGLAIPRIAECGLSCSQGFTCRSHMNWNIFSNFCRQPPASMSRSVLETLTLSTAMKCAPHDGCSLLLRVHASLTLHESLRGLEACSMTLDTQEIQCQIVRVSRASRQLQVGQQLQVHFDCFEVSVAQSLYVTLRTVPHFCGVQLDQQYHVEDCRDEDMRRNVPDCFARKLSYWVDRSRKVVLVQVPEAPGGPDYYVRLCFKWFICEDAGALVQVTANSVSQTISLPYSQELPCLCLEGWSATPDAVRTQTCPFEDDTEALWDAIHYDPGSQALSWEPACPVSGHVSLCWRPGPGVHCHELEHSGRPAHGRVQYPLVDTQPQLCLKFSTSLGSWVKCPFEQQRFPAWKMAVQPASSPSHLRITFFSPSPARFQVHLCHGRKMWPPACRPALPAIPLPPASGNLTADPAVAFVDIPGDEACAPDTCIQGRRTDVHFSAPQQLCDLQCTASRRTAD